One segment of Manihot esculenta cultivar AM560-2 chromosome 4, M.esculenta_v8, whole genome shotgun sequence DNA contains the following:
- the LOC122723487 gene encoding cytochrome P450 714C2-like isoform X2 → MLCSSYTTGKLFKFALGGIQLLYVNNLSIVREINLFTSFELGKPAYLQNDRGVLLGKGLNTANGDVWHHQRKTIAPQLYMHKVKDMVNLMVESGSMVVKAWEKIIDREGEGGMVDIVVDEHARIFTTYIASKIIFGSDHHKGIKVFSKCHELLKAMGETTTLGIPLLRFLPIERNRKTWRLAKEIHGMIMDIAKERSGSTSHQDLLQAIIEGSKNGELGKLTEDEFIVDNCKNMMFGGYQSPAVAAIWGLMLLASHPEWQDRARFEVLEICKGQQLLDYNMLSKMKVLKMVIQEVLRLYPGVTLVSREAMQNVKLGELKVPKGMDIWIWLPALHRNPEYWGADADVFNPERFTNGVTGACKSSQAYIPFGLGARVCPGQNLALIELKVFFAVILSNFKLTISPKYRHSPTYGLLLEPEHGVNLLIQKI, encoded by the exons ATG TTATGTTCATCATATACGACAGGTAAGTTATTCAAGTTTGCACTTGGTGGAATACAATTGTTGTACGTGAATAATCTGAGCATAGTGAGAGAAATAAATCTGTTCACATCATTTGAACTTGGAAAACCTGCTTATTTACAAAATGACAGAGGAGTTCTATTAGGCAAGGGCCTTAATACTGCAAACGGTGATGTTTGGCATCATCAAAGAAAGACCATTGCCCCTCAACTCTACATGCACAAGGTTAAG GATATGGTGAATCTGATGGTCGAATCTGGTAGTATGGTAGTTAAAGCATGGGAGAAGATAATAGATAGAGAAGGTGAGGGTGGGATGGTTGATATAGTGGTGGATGAGCATGCGAGAATTTTCACTACTTATATTGcctcaaaaataatatttggaAGTGATCATCATAAAGGAATTAAAGTATTTTCCAAGTGTCATGAACTCCTCAAGGCTATGGGTGAAACCACAACTCTTGGGATTCCTTTACTAAG ATTTCTTCCTATAGAAAGGAATAGAAAAACATGGAGATTAGCAAAAGAGATCCATGGAATGATAATGGACATAGCTAAGGAGAGAAGTGGATCTACATCTCATCAGGACTTATTACAAGCTATCATTGAAGGATCCAAGAATGGTGAGCTTGGAAAGTTAACAGAAGATGAGTTCATAGTTGACAATTGCAAAAATATGATGTTTGGTGGGTACCAATCCCCGGCTGTTGCAGCAATTTGGGGTTTAATGTTACTAGCTTCACATCCTGAATGGCAAGACCGTGCTCGGTTTGAAGTTTTAGAGATTTGTAAGGGACAACAGCTCCTAGACTACAATATGCTCAGCAAGATGAAAGTG TTAAAAATGGTGATCCAAGAGGTTCTGAGGCTTTATCCAGGAGTGACATTGGTTTCAAGAGAGGCAATGCAAAATGTGAAGCTTGGTGAATTGAAGGTTCCAAAAGGAATGGACATTTGGATATGGCTACCAGCATTGCATCGTAATCCTGAATATTGGGGAGCTGATGCAGACGTGTTTAATCCTGAGAGGTTCACTAATGGAGTTACTGGAGCTTGCAAGTCTTCACAAGCCTATATACCTTTTGGATTGGGAGCTCGAGTGTGTCCTGGACAGAACTTGGCTTTAATAGAATTGAAAGTGTTTTTTGCTGTCATACTCTCTAATTTCAAACTTACTATCTCTCCTAAATATCGACACTCACCTACTTATGGTCTGCTTTTGGAGCCTGAGCATGGTGTGAATCTCCTTATTCAAAAGATATGA
- the LOC122723487 gene encoding cytochrome P450 714C2-like isoform X1 yields the protein MMFLLWSFLVICLCYVAWWKHESYKTNKLIREQGIKGPPPSLLLGNIPEMERMVSQNSETPQIDGPLIVLPYLKHWAKNYGKLFKFALGGIQLLYVNNLSIVREINLFTSFELGKPAYLQNDRGVLLGKGLNTANGDVWHHQRKTIAPQLYMHKVKDMVNLMVESGSMVVKAWEKIIDREGEGGMVDIVVDEHARIFTTYIASKIIFGSDHHKGIKVFSKCHELLKAMGETTTLGIPLLRFLPIERNRKTWRLAKEIHGMIMDIAKERSGSTSHQDLLQAIIEGSKNGELGKLTEDEFIVDNCKNMMFGGYQSPAVAAIWGLMLLASHPEWQDRARFEVLEICKGQQLLDYNMLSKMKVLKMVIQEVLRLYPGVTLVSREAMQNVKLGELKVPKGMDIWIWLPALHRNPEYWGADADVFNPERFTNGVTGACKSSQAYIPFGLGARVCPGQNLALIELKVFFAVILSNFKLTISPKYRHSPTYGLLLEPEHGVNLLIQKI from the exons ATGATGTTTCTTTTATGGAGTTTTCTCGTCatttgtttatgttatgttgcgTGGTGGAAGCATGAGAGCTATAAAACTAATAAGCTTATTAGAGAGCAAGGAATCAAAGGTCCTCCACCTTCTCTGCTGTTGGGAAACATACCAGAAATGGAGAGAATGGTTTCTCAAAATTCTGAAACTCCACAGATCGATGGTCCCTTAATTGTCTTACCCTATCTCAAGCATTGGGCCAAAAACTATG GTAAGTTATTCAAGTTTGCACTTGGTGGAATACAATTGTTGTACGTGAATAATCTGAGCATAGTGAGAGAAATAAATCTGTTCACATCATTTGAACTTGGAAAACCTGCTTATTTACAAAATGACAGAGGAGTTCTATTAGGCAAGGGCCTTAATACTGCAAACGGTGATGTTTGGCATCATCAAAGAAAGACCATTGCCCCTCAACTCTACATGCACAAGGTTAAG GATATGGTGAATCTGATGGTCGAATCTGGTAGTATGGTAGTTAAAGCATGGGAGAAGATAATAGATAGAGAAGGTGAGGGTGGGATGGTTGATATAGTGGTGGATGAGCATGCGAGAATTTTCACTACTTATATTGcctcaaaaataatatttggaAGTGATCATCATAAAGGAATTAAAGTATTTTCCAAGTGTCATGAACTCCTCAAGGCTATGGGTGAAACCACAACTCTTGGGATTCCTTTACTAAG ATTTCTTCCTATAGAAAGGAATAGAAAAACATGGAGATTAGCAAAAGAGATCCATGGAATGATAATGGACATAGCTAAGGAGAGAAGTGGATCTACATCTCATCAGGACTTATTACAAGCTATCATTGAAGGATCCAAGAATGGTGAGCTTGGAAAGTTAACAGAAGATGAGTTCATAGTTGACAATTGCAAAAATATGATGTTTGGTGGGTACCAATCCCCGGCTGTTGCAGCAATTTGGGGTTTAATGTTACTAGCTTCACATCCTGAATGGCAAGACCGTGCTCGGTTTGAAGTTTTAGAGATTTGTAAGGGACAACAGCTCCTAGACTACAATATGCTCAGCAAGATGAAAGTG TTAAAAATGGTGATCCAAGAGGTTCTGAGGCTTTATCCAGGAGTGACATTGGTTTCAAGAGAGGCAATGCAAAATGTGAAGCTTGGTGAATTGAAGGTTCCAAAAGGAATGGACATTTGGATATGGCTACCAGCATTGCATCGTAATCCTGAATATTGGGGAGCTGATGCAGACGTGTTTAATCCTGAGAGGTTCACTAATGGAGTTACTGGAGCTTGCAAGTCTTCACAAGCCTATATACCTTTTGGATTGGGAGCTCGAGTGTGTCCTGGACAGAACTTGGCTTTAATAGAATTGAAAGTGTTTTTTGCTGTCATACTCTCTAATTTCAAACTTACTATCTCTCCTAAATATCGACACTCACCTACTTATGGTCTGCTTTTGGAGCCTGAGCATGGTGTGAATCTCCTTATTCAAAAGATATGA
- the LOC110613007 gene encoding LOW QUALITY PROTEIN: cytochrome P450 714C2 (The sequence of the model RefSeq protein was modified relative to this genomic sequence to represent the inferred CDS: inserted 1 base in 1 codon): MERMVSQNSETPQIDGPLILFKFALGGIQLLYVNNLSIVREINIFTSFELGKPAYLQNDRGVLLGKGLNTANGDVWYHQRKTIAPQLYMNKVKDMVNLKVESGSMLVKAWEKIIDREGEGGMVDIVVDEHVRIFTTYIASKIIFGSDHHKGIKVFPECHELLKAMGETTTLGIPLLRFLPIERNRKTWRLAKEIHEMIMDIAKERSGSTSHQDLLQAIIEGSKNGELGELTEDEFIVDNCKNMIFGGYQSPAVAAIWGLMLLASHPEWQDRARFGFEXGQQLLDYNMLSKMKVLKMVIQEVLRLYPGVTLVSREAMQNVKLGELKVPKGMDIWIWLPALHRNPEYWGADADVFNPERFTNGVAGACKSSQAYIPFGLGARVCPGRNLALIELKVFFAVILSNFKLTISPKYRHSPTYGLLLEPEHGVNLLIQKI; encoded by the exons ATGGAGAGAATGGTTTCTCAAAATTCTGAAACTCCACAGATAGATGGTCCCTTAATT TTATTCAAGTTTGCACTTGGTGGAATACAATTGTTGTACGTGAATAATCTGAGCATAGTGagagaaataaatattttcacatCATTTGAACTTGGAAAACCAGCTTATCTACAAAATGACAGAGGAGTTCTCTTAGGCAAGGGCCTTAATACTGCAAACGGTGATGTTTGGTATCATCAAAGGAAGACCATTGCCCCTCAACTCTACATGAACAAGGTCAAG GATATGGTGAATCTGAAGGTGGAATCTGGTAGTATGCTTGTTAAAGCATGGGAGAAGATCATAGATAGAGAAGGTGAGGGTGGGATGGTTGATATAGTGGTGGATGAGCATGTGAGAATTTTCACTACTTATATTGcctcaaaaataatatttggaAGTGATCATCACAAAGGAATTAAAGTATTTCCCGAGTGTCATGAACTCCTCAAGGCTATGGGTGAAACCACAACTCTTGGGATTCCTTTACTAAG ATTTCTTCCTATAGAAAGGAATAGAAAAACATGGAGATTAGCAAAAGAGATCCATGAAATGATAATGGACATAGCTAAGGAGAGAAGTGGATCTACATCTCATCAGGACTTATTACAAGCTATCATTGAAGGTTCCAAGAATGGTGAGCTTGGAGAGTTAACAGAAGATGAGTTCATAGTTGACAATTGCAAAAATATGATTTTTGGTGGGTACCAATCCCCTGCTGTTGCAGCAATTTGGGGTTTAATGTTACTAGCTTCACATCCTGAATGGCAAGACCGTGCTCGGTTTGGATTTG AGGGACAACAGCTCCTAGACTACAATATGCTCAGCAAGATGAAAGTG TTAAAAATGGTGATCCAAGAGGTTCTGAGGCTTTATCCAGGAGTGACATTGGTTTCAAGAGAGGCAATGCAAAATGTGAAGCTTGGTGAGTTGAAGGTTCCAAAAGGAATGGACATTTGGATATGGCTACCAGCATTGCATCGTAATCCTGAATATTGGGGAGCTGATGCAGACGTGTTTAATCCTGAGAGGTTCACTAATGGAGTTGCTGGAGCTTGCAAGTCTTCACAAGCCTATATACCTTTTGGATTGGGAGCTCGAGTGTGTCCTGGACGGAACTTGGCTTTAATAGAATTGAAAGTGTTCTTTGCTGTCATACTCTCCAATTTCAAACTTACTATCTCTCCTAAATATCGACACTCACCTACTTATGGTCTGCTTTTGGAGCCTGAGCATGGTGTGAATCTCCTTATTCAAAAGATATGA